The following proteins come from a genomic window of Micromonas commoda chromosome 2, complete sequence:
- a CDS encoding predicted protein: MAAIAPVAAVPARGLPRRASSRASAVPAGGVRLAPPHPRTSSLRDRGGTRYPSYDDVRRSVRTMRFAAASDAPTPPDAAADPAPTPARLDLEGDELVLVVGGAGRVGARVVRRLASAGARCRVLTRDPSSKAATALRDACPPGTVELARGDVTEPGTNGDAALAAALVGCTHVVACFGAQRISKIGDILGLGAPETNDVTHPAAVNFRGVARLATAAADAGTVRRFVRVTGMSVGYHPADPIAVLLNAVLSMTIKWQLRGERAVRACGVPYTVVRPGNLLDTPRPPGSVVLVGHGDAKVPAGKVSRDDVAEVISVATFAKNCQNATVGVAGAPAPTGGIASQMAWDPARGMHYVAMEHEECVREGVDVAAMLEGVEADVGELRERRHFPFVAAFVAALFGAATLATAGLVAAARALLKL, from the coding sequence atggcggccatcgcgcccgtcgcggcggttcccgcgcggggtctcccccgtcgcgcgtcctcgcgcgcgtccgcggttcccgcgggcggcgtccgtctcgcccCGCCCCACCCCCGGACCTCATCcctccgcgatcgcggaggAACGCGTTATCCGTcgtacgacgacgtgcgccggTCGGTCCGAACGAtgcggttcgcggcggcttccgacGCCCCCAccccccccgacgccgccgccgaccccgccccaacccccgcgcgcctggacctcgagggcgacgagctcgtcctcgtcgtcggcggcgccgggcgcgtcggcgcgcgcgtggtccGGAGGCTGGcatccgcgggcgcgagatgCCGCGTGCTCACCCGCGACCCGTCCTCGAaggcggccaccgcgcttcgcgacgcgtgccCGCCCGGAACcgtggagctcgcgcgaggGGACGTCACGGAACCCGGGacgaacggcgacgccgcgctcgccgccgccctcgtcggatgcacccacgtcgtcgcgtgctTCGGCGCGCAGAGGATCAGCAAGATCGGAGAcatcctcgggctcggagcGCCGGAGACGAACGACGTCACGcatccggcggcggtcaactttcggggcgtcgcgagactcgcgaccgccgccgccgacgccggaaCCGTCCGGCGCTTCGTCCGCGTCACCGGCATGTCCGTGGGGTATCACCCGGCGGACCCgatcgccgtcctcctcaaCGCGGTGCTCTCGATGACGATCAAGTGGCAGCTGAGAGGCGAACGAGCCgtgcgcgcgtgcggcgtgCCGTACACCGTCGTGCGCCCGGGTAACCTGCTGGACACCCCGAGGCCCCCCGGAAGCGTGGTTCTGGtggggcacggcgacgcgaaggtcCCGGCGGGCAAGGtgagccgcgacgacgtcgccgaggtcatctccgtcgcgacgtttGCCAAAAATTGCCAAAACGCAACCGTGGgagtcgcgggcgcgccggcgccgacgggcggGATCGCGTCGCAGATGGCGTGggaccccgcgcgggggatgCACTACGTCGCGATGGAGCACGAGGAGTGCGTGAGGGAGGGTGTCGACGTAGCGGCGATGCTGgaaggcgtcgaggcggacgtcggcgagctgcgGGAGCGGCGACATTTTCCTTTCGTagccgcgttcgtcgcggcgctgttcggggcggcgacgctggcgacggcggggctcgtcgcggcggcgcgcgcgctgttGAAGCTGTGA
- a CDS encoding predicted protein, translated as MGSVLGKITEELPRHDVVKKAASGFYEIRRYAPAVVAETSYRTSRGMFEGDQGGSFMRLAKYIGVMAKPQNDTTTAISMTAPVLMSRGAGDGADTPVGASEGSHPETTTYKMAFFMPASRFSKASDAPKPTNPDVTIRDVPARTLAVHTFSGNLRQAAIAERGERLRRALEADGVAAKEGAEVMAAGYNPPWTPWFLKTNEVMLEVSGM; from the coding sequence ATGGGTTCCGTCCTCGGGAAGATCACGGAGGAGCTTCCCCGGCACGATGTCGTCAAAAAGGCGGCGAGCGGATTCTACGAGATTCGCCGAtacgcccccgcggtcgtcgcggagacgTCGTACCGCACGAGCCGAGGGATGTTCGAGGGAGACCAGGGCGGGTCGTTCATGCGCCTGGCCAAGTACATCGGGGTCATGGCGAAGCCCCAGAACGATACCACGACCGCGATATCCATGACCGCGCCGGTGCTCatgtcgcgcggcgccggcgacggcgcggatactcccgtcggcgcgtccgagggATCTCATCCCGAGACCACGACGTACAAGATGGCCTTCTTCATGCCCGCCAGTCGCTTCTCGAAGGCGTCGGACGCCCCCAAGCCAACGAACCCCGATGTCACCATCAgggacgtccccgcgcggacCCTCGCGGTGCACACGTTCAGCGGGAACCTGCGCCAGGCGGCaatcgccgagcgcggcgagcggcttcgcagggcgctggaggctgacggcgtcgcggcgaaggagggcgccgaggtgaTGGCGGCCGGGTACAATCCCCCTTGGACGCCGTGGTTCTTGAAGACGAACGAGGTGATGCTGGAGGTGTCCGGGATGTGA
- a CDS encoding BRCT like protein, translated as MRTRRSSRGELSPPGPDPPHLGPTVDDRAGAQRRHIESRESGTPPAPDTIGDVAPSEPARSVAQALTCRPEDVRKPSRRPRGVHAGGKPGGGDPSTRHHDGMHRNYMAYKIEKLGEQNDVASTGQTGVFAGVSVYVNGLTDPPWMDIKEIMLANGGKFANYYSRSTVTHVVCRRLTNAKLDALARSDRDHPPVVTPAWVTESLAAGRLLPCAEFALEGTLEPGVRRMTSVLPRAAKEKEKEKPPPTDPETETDGDETEEDADDDVLPTQDDVDADDDAPAEPDPRTPREAESLALSLPDAGIDPGTFDAVRVVFTAAAEHLANGSLAGARAASAAAYGALAAAVDPPRIVPVGAGEALVSVGGGGGGGGGDVRSEAAAVAAALAAAGVPATAAPVKVPDVPRGGTVPVVLAAVNSRRGDPEVAGSNPGGGVLKSAMKTPAARRGDGDNDRGRSVRWSSRVAEDIAGDDGKDDDAVTRRSPVRTSGEATSRDGPDVVHRPSPRWMTNRVSPLSGTSMPPPPPRRSSFFADAANPSMDRIDPALLAAMPPEVRAELMHGTGGGSGRAGSRGGGPNQPSLRRFMAPASSGESLGAGGGGAGGGGSGGGSAGVGVTKRGWDAFGSILGMRRGAASVPNDGKRARPSEPVEPVEPVADAEAAFGSNLPESYSQIDGSFLEAIGEEERARLREHYRAVAENRRALLNADAPEGRIELEGHDAGEEEEADDGATGEDVVVALVADADVDAFRAALAACVEGGDSPGGDSPGAAAVDVDTESTSLRSSDIVDVAGDILAAQCEAQCEAHHLESAVRLMRCGKAMAERRGPGSAWAAAFERARVRVAEAVRREYDGAELFLGGS; from the coding sequence ATGAGAACGCGTCGATCGTCCCGCGGGGAACTCTCCCCACCCGGCCCCGACCCGCCCCATCTCGGTCCGACGgtcgacgatcgcgcgggtgCCCAGCGACGACACATTGAATCACGTGAGTCGGGAacgccccccgcccccgacaCCATCGGGGACGTAGCGCCgtccgaacccgcgcgctccgtcgcgcaggcgctgACGTGCCGCCCCGAGGATGTCCGTaagccctcgcggcgtcctcgcggggtCCACGCGGGGGGcaaacccggcggcggggacccgAGCACCAGGCACCACGACGGGATGCATCGCAACTACATGGCGTACAAGATCGAGAAGCTCGGGGAGCAGAACGACGTCGCCTCGACCGGGCAAACCGGGGTCTTCGCCGGGGTCTCGGTCTACGTCAACGGCCTCACCGACCCGCCGTGGATGGACATCAAGGAGATCATGCTCGCCAACGGGGGCAAGTTCGCCAACTACTACTCCAGGAGCACCGTCACGCACGTCGTGTGTCGGCGATTGACGAACGCgaagctcgacgcgctcgcgcgatcggACCGCGACCATCCCCCCGTCGTGACCCCGGCGTGGGTCACGGaatcgctcgcggcggggcggctcCTGCCGTGCGCGGAGTTCGCGCTGGAGGGGACGCTGGAGCCCGGCGtgcggaggatgacgagcgTCCTGCCGCGGGCAGCAAAGGAAAAGGAAAAGgaaaagccgccgccgactgaCCCGGAGACGGAGACCGACGGTGACGAGACCGAGgaagacgccgacgacgacgtcctgcCCACccaggacgacgtcgacgccgacgacgacgcccccgccgagccggatccgcggacgccccgaGAAGCTGAAAGTTTGGCTCTAAGTTTGCCCGACGCGGGGATTGATCCCGGGACGTTTgacgcggtgcgcgtcgtctttaccgccgccgcggagcacctCGCGAACGGTtcgctcgcgggggcgagggcggcgtccgcggcggcgtacggcgcgctcgcggcggcggtggaccccCCTCGGATCGtgcccgtcggcgcgggggaggcgtTGGTgtcggtcggcggcggcggcggcggggggggcggcgacgttcggtcggaggcggcggcggtggcggcggctctggccgccgcgggggtaccggcgacggcggcgccggtgaagGTGCCGGacgtgccccgcggcgggaccgTGCCGgtggtgctcgccgcggtaAACTCGAGACGCGGTGACCCGGAGGTTGCCGGTTCAAATCCCGGGGGTGGCGTCTTGAAGTCGGCGATGaagacgccggcggcgcgacggggggacGGCGACAACGACCGGGGTCGAAGCGTCAGGTGGTCGAGCCGCGTCGCAGAGGacatcgccggcgacgacggtaaagacgacgacgcggtaACCCGGAGGTCCCCGGTTCGAACTTCGGGggaggcgacgtcgagggatGGACCTGACGTCGTTCACCGTCCCTCCCCGCGGTGGATGACGAACCGGGTGTCTCCCCTTTCGGGGACGTCGatgccaccgccgccgccgcgccgatcctctttcttcgccgacgcggcgaacccgTCGATGGACCGCATCGATCCCGCGTTGCTGGCCGCGATGCCCCCcgaggttcgcgccgagctgaTGCACGGCACGGGAGGAGGATCGGGTCGAGCCGggtcgcggggcgggggaccGAACCAGCCGAGCCTGCGCCGGTTCATGGCGCCGGCTTCTTCAGGGGAGTctctcggcgcgggcgggggcggggcgggcggcgggggatcggGCGGTGGATCGGCGGGAGTGGGCGTGACGAAGCGAGGGTGGGACGCGTTCGGGAGCATACTCGGCATGCGCCGCGGAGCCGCCTCCGTGCCGAACGACGGGAAGAGGGCCAGGCCGTCGGAGCCCGTGGAGCCCGtggagcccgtcgccgacgccgaagccgcgtTCGGATCTAACCTGCCGGAGTCGTACTCGCAGATCGACGGATCGTTCCTGGAGGccatcggcgaggaggaacgcgccagGCTCAGGGAGCACTACCGAGCCGTCGCGGAAAACCGGCGCGCCTTGTTGAACGCGGATGCGCCCGAAGGAAggatcgagctcgagggaCACGATGCgggggaagaagaagaagccgacgacggcgccacgGGCGAAGACGttgtcgtcgcgctcgtcgccgacgccgacgtggacgccttccgcgcggcgctcgcggcgtgcgtcgagggcggtgactcaccgggcggtgactcaccgggcgccgccgccgtcgacgtagATACTGAATCGACATCGCTTCGATCGTCGGAcatcgtggacgtcgccggggatATTCTCGCGGCGCAGTGCGAGGCGCAGTGCGAGGCGCACCACCTGGAGTCGGCGGTTCGGTTGATGCGTTGCGGcaaggcgatggcggagagGCGCGGCCCGGggtcggcgtgggcggcggcgtttgagCGGGCGAGGGTTCGGGTAGCGGAGGCGGTGAGGAGGGAgtacgacggcgcggagctctTCTTGGGGGGATCGTGA
- a CDS encoding predicted protein encodes MNAAALTASRVSGTSAIRAPPRRRAAAVRAPTIVVSAGRRARRDAHESGLESGRREEPASLPSRRAVALAPVAAALLAPLVAADPARADTECTECSNSNSSLAPGDKPFVQSPSGARFADLREGTGATPQPGQTVVVEWVGYTSGYQAKKIESTRETDAPYAFKLGAGEAIPAFEEAVSQMRVGGIRRIEIPGELEEKLAYSRDPSQRYAVGPVPQTLGGRRALDFVLDNRTLKDFNRTLLFDIRLSAIRK; translated from the coding sequence atgaacgccgccgcgttgaccgcatcgcgcgtctcggggacgagcgcgattcgcgccccgccccgccgccgcgccgccgcggttcgcgcgcccacgatcgtcgtctccgcggggcgacgagcgagacGCGATGCGCACGAATCGGGGCTGGAATcggggcgacgggaggagcccgcgtcgcttccctcgcgccgcgccgtcgcgctcgcgcccgtcgccgccgcgctcctcgcgcccctcgtcgccgccgatcccgcgcgcgccgacacCGAGTGCACCGAGTGCAGCAACAGCAactcgtccctcgcgcccggggacAAGCCCTTCGTCCAATCCCCGTCGGGGGCCAGATTCGCGGACCTGCGCGAGggcaccggcgcgacgccccagCCCGGAcagaccgtcgtcgtcgagtgGGTCGGGTACACCAGCGGGTACCAGGCCAAGAAGATCGAGTCCACgcgcgagacggacgcgccgtaCGCGTtcaagctcggcgccggcgaggcgaTCCCGGCGTTTGAAGAGGCGGTTTCGCAGATGAGAGTCGGAGGCATCCGGAGGATCGAGATCccgggcgagctcgaggagaagcTCGCGTACTCGAGGGACCCGAGCCAGCGGTACGCCGTCGGGCCGGTGCCGCAGACGCTGggcgggaggcgggcgcTGGACTTCGTGCTGGACAACAGGACGCTGAAGGATTTCAACCGCACGCTGCTCTTCGACATTCGCCTCTCCGCGATCAGAAAGTAG